The Arthrobacter russicus genome has a segment encoding these proteins:
- the alr gene encoding alanine racemase, producing the protein MNRADFPPERQAVIDLEAIRQNVRRIAQIASPAKVMAVVKADGYGHGAVPVATAALQAGAAWIGVAHVREALELRADGIEAPILAWLHTAATDFGSAVEAGIDLGVSGWELAHIVAAAREQQRPARVHLKIDTGLGRNGSTSALWDSVIGEALEYQDEGLLRVVGLFSHLAVADEPHREETDVQLRRFREAVAIAEDAGVDVEVRHLANTPAIFSRPDTHFDLVRAGIGLYGLSPFAGQTSEDLGLKPAMTLKTFVAHCKDVPAEQGVSYGLHYRTGEPSTLALIPLGYGDGVPRIATGGPVRIGTEIYPVVGRIAMDQMVVDLGPGNRVADGESLLGREAVLFGAAEAGDPSVDLWAAAAGTLNYEVVTRIAPRVPRVYLHAGAAAEAAE; encoded by the coding sequence GTGAACCGCGCAGATTTCCCCCCTGAACGCCAAGCCGTGATCGACCTCGAGGCGATCCGGCAAAACGTCCGCCGGATCGCCCAGATCGCTTCGCCGGCGAAGGTCATGGCAGTGGTCAAGGCCGATGGGTACGGCCACGGCGCGGTGCCGGTGGCGACGGCAGCGTTGCAGGCCGGAGCCGCCTGGATCGGCGTGGCGCACGTCCGCGAAGCGCTGGAGTTGCGGGCGGACGGCATCGAGGCGCCGATCCTGGCCTGGCTGCACACCGCGGCAACTGACTTCGGCTCCGCGGTCGAGGCCGGGATCGATCTCGGCGTCTCCGGTTGGGAACTCGCGCACATTGTGGCAGCGGCCCGGGAACAGCAACGCCCAGCCCGGGTACATTTGAAGATCGACACCGGTCTGGGCCGCAACGGCAGCACCAGTGCACTCTGGGATTCGGTGATCGGCGAAGCGCTCGAGTACCAAGACGAGGGCTTGCTGCGCGTGGTGGGCTTGTTCTCGCACTTGGCCGTCGCGGACGAGCCGCACCGGGAAGAAACCGATGTGCAGTTGCGCCGGTTCCGCGAAGCCGTGGCCATCGCGGAAGATGCCGGAGTCGACGTCGAAGTGCGCCATTTGGCGAATACTCCGGCGATCTTCTCCCGGCCGGACACGCATTTCGACTTGGTCCGGGCCGGCATCGGACTCTATGGGCTCTCGCCGTTCGCCGGTCAGACTTCTGAGGATTTGGGCCTCAAACCGGCCATGACGCTGAAGACTTTCGTGGCCCATTGCAAAGACGTGCCGGCCGAGCAAGGCGTCTCCTACGGGCTGCACTACCGGACCGGTGAACCGAGCACTCTGGCCCTGATCCCGCTCGGCTACGGCGATGGGGTGCCCCGGATCGCGACCGGTGGCCCGGTGCGGATCGGTACCGAAATCTATCCAGTGGTCGGTCGGATCGCGATGGACCAGATGGTCGTGGACCTCGGCCCGGGCAACAGGGTGGCGGACGGCGAATCGCTGCTCGGGCGGGAAGCAGTGCTGTTCGGCGCAGCCGAGGCCGGCGATCCTTCGGTGGATCTCTGGGCGGCAGCAGCGGGCACCCTCAATTACGAGGTGGTGACCCGGATCGCGCCCAGGGTGCCCAGGGTGTATCTGCACGCCGGGGCCGCCGCGGAAGCCGCAGAATGA
- the tsaE gene encoding tRNA (adenosine(37)-N6)-threonylcarbamoyltransferase complex ATPase subunit type 1 TsaE translates to MKLDVPDLAGTRRLARALAGLLRAGDLIILSGELGAGKTTFTQALGEQLGVRAGIISPTFVLVRIHPSLVGGPDLVHVDAYRLASAAEIDDIDLENTMDVSVTVVEWGDGRVEHLSDSYLRIRLNRGAADEAGAAGDADDEPRSIDLMAVGPRWEGTDFSSLLGS, encoded by the coding sequence ATGAAGCTCGATGTTCCCGATCTGGCTGGGACCCGGCGGCTCGCCAGGGCTTTGGCAGGGCTCCTCCGGGCCGGCGATCTGATCATCCTTTCCGGTGAACTGGGAGCCGGGAAAACCACGTTCACCCAGGCTTTGGGCGAGCAGCTGGGGGTACGGGCCGGTATCATCTCGCCGACGTTCGTGCTGGTCCGGATCCATCCTTCGCTGGTCGGGGGGCCGGATTTGGTGCATGTCGACGCCTATCGGCTGGCCTCTGCGGCCGAGATCGACGACATCGACCTCGAGAACACCATGGACGTTTCGGTCACGGTGGTGGAGTGGGGCGACGGCCGAGTGGAACACCTGAGCGATTCCTATCTGCGGATCCGGCTGAACCGCGGCGCTGCCGACGAAGCCGGAGCTGCTGGAGATGCCGACGACGAGCCGCGCAGCATTGACCTGATGGCCGTCGGGCCGCGCTGGGAAGGCACGGACTTCAGTTCGCTCCTCGGGTCGTGA